The Candidatus Obscuribacterales bacterium genome has a window encoding:
- a CDS encoding TIGR03032 family protein, translating into TVSETHSFVPLWQPPFISKLAAEDRCHLNGLALRDGQPRYVTSVSRSDVADGWRDHRSDGGCVIDIESNEIIATGLSMPHSPRWYGDRLWLLNSGTGEFGYIDTATGQFEAVTFCPGYLRGLAFAGDFALVGLSEPRHNKSFQGLALDAALVQKAAEPRCGIGVIDLRSGDLVHTLRIEGTVSELYDVVTIPNVQRPMAIGIRSDEIRHVISMGDG; encoded by the coding sequence AACTGTCAGTGAAACCCATAGCTTTGTCCCCTTGTGGCAACCACCCTTTATCAGCAAGCTAGCTGCCGAAGATCGCTGTCATCTCAACGGCTTAGCGCTACGGGATGGGCAACCGCGCTATGTGACGAGCGTGAGCCGCAGTGATGTGGCTGATGGCTGGCGCGACCATCGCAGCGATGGTGGTTGCGTCATAGACATAGAGAGCAATGAAATCATCGCCACAGGGCTATCGATGCCCCATTCACCCCGGTGGTATGGCGATCGCCTCTGGCTATTGAACTCTGGGACAGGCGAGTTTGGGTATATCGATACCGCAACCGGCCAGTTTGAAGCGGTGACCTTTTGTCCCGGTTACCTGCGCGGCCTCGCATTTGCCGGAGACTTTGCCCTGGTTGGGCTATCAGAACCCCGCCATAACAAGAGTTTTCAAGGCTTGGCGTTAGATGCTGCCCTGGTGCAGAAGGCAGCGGAGCCAAGGTGTGGCATCGGCGTGATTGATCTACGCAGTGGAGATCTGGTGCATACATTGCGCATTGAAGGAACGGTTTCAGAACTGTATGACGTTGTGACTATCCCTAACGTGCAGCGCCCTATGGCGATCGGCATTCGCTCCGATGAAATCCGCCATGTGATTTCGATGGGTGATGGATAA